Proteins found in one Pongo pygmaeus isolate AG05252 chromosome 8, NHGRI_mPonPyg2-v2.0_pri, whole genome shotgun sequence genomic segment:
- the LZTS2 gene encoding leucine zipper putative tumor suppressor 2 isoform X1: MAIVQTLPVPLEPAPEAATAPQAPAMGSVSSLISGRPCPGGPAPSRHHGPPGPTFFRQQDGLLRGGYEAQEPLCPAVPPRKAVPVTSFTYINEDFRTESPPSPSSDVEDAREQRAHNAHLRGPPPKLIPVSGKLEKNMEKILIRPTAFKPVLPKPRGAPSLPSFMGPRATGLSGSQGSLTQLFGGPASSSSSSSSSSAADKPLAFSGWASGCPSGTLSDSGRNSLSSLPTYSTGGAEPTTSSPGGHLPSHGSGRGALPGPARGVPTGPSHSDSGRSSSSKSTGSLGGRVAGGFLGSGTRASPDSSSCGERSPPPPPPPPSDEALLHCVLEGKLRDREAELQQLRDSLDENEATMCQAYEERQRHWQREREALREDCAAQAQRAQRAQQLLQLQVFQLQQEKRQLQDDFAQLLQEREQLERRCATLEREQRELGPRLEETKWEVCQKSGEISLLKQQLKESQAELVQKGSELVALRVALREARATLRVSEGRARGLQEAARARELELEACSQELQRHRQEAEQLREKAGQLDAEAAGLREPPVPPAAADPFLLAESDEAKVQRAAAGVGGSLRAQVERLRVELQRERRRGEEQRDSFQGERLAWQAEKEQVIRYQKQLQHNYIQMYRRNRQLEQELQQLSLELEARELADLGLAEQAPCICLEEITATEI, encoded by the exons ATGGCCATTGTGCAGACTCTGCCAGTGCCACTGGAGCCTGCTCCTGAAGCTGCCACTGCCCCACAAGCTCCAGCCATGGGTAGTGTGAGCAGCCTTATCTCAGGCCGGCCCTGTCCCGGGGGGCCAGCTCCTTCCCGCCACCACGGCCCTCCTGGGCCCACCTTCTTCCGCCAGCAGGATGGCCTGCTGCGGGGTGGCTATGAGGCACaggagccgctgtgcccagctgtGCCCCCTAGGAAGGCTGTCCCTGTCACCAGCTTCACCTACATCAATGAGGACTTCCGGACAGAGTCACCCCCCAGCCCAAGCAGTGATGTCGAGGATGCCCGAGAGCAGCGGGCACACAATGCCCACCTCCGCGGCCCACCACCAAAGCTCATCCCTGTCTCTGGAAAGCTGGAGAAG AACATGGAGAAGATCCTGATCCGCCCAACAGCCTTCAAGCCAGTGCTGCCCAAACCTCGAGGGGCTCCGTCCCTGCCTAGCTTCATGGGTCCTCGGGCCACCGggctgtctgggagccagggcagcCTGACGCAGCTGTTTGGgggccctgcctcctcctcctcttcttcctcctcctcttcagctgCTGACAAACCCCTGGCATTTAGTGGCTGGGCCAGTGGCTGCCCATCAGGGACGCTATCCGACTCTGGCCGAAACTCACTGTCCAGCCTGCCCACCTACAGCACCGGAGGTGCCGAGCCAACCACCAGCTCCCCAGGCGGGCACCTGCCTTCCCATGGCTCTGGGCGAGGGGCACTGCCTGGGCCAGCCCGAGGGGTCCCTACTGGGCCCTCCCACTCAGACAGTGGCCGGTCCTCCTCCAGCAAGAGCACAGGCTCCCTGGGGGGCCGTGTGGCTGGGGGGTTTTTGGGCAGTGGTACCCGGGCCTCCCCTGACAGCAGCTCCTGTGGGGAGCGCTCACCACCACCCCCGCCTCCACCTCCTTCGGACGAGGCCCTGCTGCACTGTGTCCTGGAAGGAAAGCTCCGagaccgggaggcagagcttcagCAGCTGCGGGACAGTCTGGACGAGAATGAGGCTACCATGTGCCAG GCATACGAGGAGCGGCAGCGGCACTGGCAGCGAGAGCGTGAGGCCCTGCGAGAGGACTGTGCAGCCCAGGCACAGCGGGCCCAGCGGGCCCAACAGCTGCTGCAGCTGCAGGTGTTCCAGCTGCAGCAGGAGAAGCGGCAGTTGCAGGACGACTTCGCACAGCTGCTGCAGGAGCGCGAACAGCTGGAGCGGCGCTGCGCCACCTTGGAGCGGGAGCAGCGGGAGCTCGGGCCGAGGCTTGAGGAGACCAAGTGGGAG GTGTGCCAGAAATCGGGCGAGATCTCCCTGCTGAAGCAGCAGCTGAAGGAGTCTCAGGCAGAGCTGGTGCAGAAGGGCAGCGAGCTGGTGGCCCTGCGGGTGGCGCTGCGGGAGGCCCGTGCTACGCTGCGGGTCAGTGAGGGCCGTGCGCGGGGTCTACAGGAGGCCGCCCGAGCTCGGGAGCTGGAGCTGGAAGCCTGTTCCCAGGAGCTGCAGCGACACCGCCAGGAAGCTGAGCAGCTGCGGGAGAAAGCTGGGCAGTTGGATGCTGAGGCGGCCGGACTCCGGGAGCCCCCTGTGCCACCTGCCGCCGCTGACCCCTTCCTCCTGGCAGAGAGTGATGAGGCCAAAGTGCAGCGGGCAGCAGCCGGGGTTGGGGGCAGCTTGCGGGCCCAGGTGGAGCGGTTGCGGGTGGAGCTGCAGCGGGAGCGGCGGCGAGGTGAGGAGCAGCGGGACAGCTTTCAGGGGGAGCGGCTGGCCTGGCAGGCAGAGAAGGAGCAGGTGATCCGCTACCAGAAGCAGCTGCAGCACAACTACATCCAGATGTACCGGCGCAACCGGCAGCTAGAGCAGGAGCTGCAGCAGCTCAGCCTGGAGCTGGAGGCCCGGGAGCTCGCTGACCTGGGCCTGGCCGAGCAGGCGCCCTGCATCTGCCTGGAGGAGATCACTGCTACTGAGATCTAG
- the LZTS2 gene encoding leucine zipper putative tumor suppressor 2 isoform X2, translating to MAIVQTLPVPLEPAPEAATAPQAPAMGSVSSLISGRPCPGGPAPSRHHGPPGPTFFRQQDGLLRGGYEAQEPLCPAVPPRKAVPVTSFTYINEDFRTESPPSPSSDVEDAREQRAHNAHLRGPPPKLIPVSGKLEKAYEERQRHWQREREALREDCAAQAQRAQRAQQLLQLQVFQLQQEKRQLQDDFAQLLQEREQLERRCATLEREQRELGPRLEETKWEVCQKSGEISLLKQQLKESQAELVQKGSELVALRVALREARATLRVSEGRARGLQEAARARELELEACSQELQRHRQEAEQLREKAGQLDAEAAGLREPPVPPAAADPFLLAESDEAKVQRAAAGVGGSLRAQVERLRVELQRERRRGEEQRDSFQGERLAWQAEKEQVIRYQKQLQHNYIQMYRRNRQLEQELQQLSLELEARELADLGLAEQAPCICLEEITATEI from the exons ATGGCCATTGTGCAGACTCTGCCAGTGCCACTGGAGCCTGCTCCTGAAGCTGCCACTGCCCCACAAGCTCCAGCCATGGGTAGTGTGAGCAGCCTTATCTCAGGCCGGCCCTGTCCCGGGGGGCCAGCTCCTTCCCGCCACCACGGCCCTCCTGGGCCCACCTTCTTCCGCCAGCAGGATGGCCTGCTGCGGGGTGGCTATGAGGCACaggagccgctgtgcccagctgtGCCCCCTAGGAAGGCTGTCCCTGTCACCAGCTTCACCTACATCAATGAGGACTTCCGGACAGAGTCACCCCCCAGCCCAAGCAGTGATGTCGAGGATGCCCGAGAGCAGCGGGCACACAATGCCCACCTCCGCGGCCCACCACCAAAGCTCATCCCTGTCTCTGGAAAGCTGGAGAAG GCATACGAGGAGCGGCAGCGGCACTGGCAGCGAGAGCGTGAGGCCCTGCGAGAGGACTGTGCAGCCCAGGCACAGCGGGCCCAGCGGGCCCAACAGCTGCTGCAGCTGCAGGTGTTCCAGCTGCAGCAGGAGAAGCGGCAGTTGCAGGACGACTTCGCACAGCTGCTGCAGGAGCGCGAACAGCTGGAGCGGCGCTGCGCCACCTTGGAGCGGGAGCAGCGGGAGCTCGGGCCGAGGCTTGAGGAGACCAAGTGGGAG GTGTGCCAGAAATCGGGCGAGATCTCCCTGCTGAAGCAGCAGCTGAAGGAGTCTCAGGCAGAGCTGGTGCAGAAGGGCAGCGAGCTGGTGGCCCTGCGGGTGGCGCTGCGGGAGGCCCGTGCTACGCTGCGGGTCAGTGAGGGCCGTGCGCGGGGTCTACAGGAGGCCGCCCGAGCTCGGGAGCTGGAGCTGGAAGCCTGTTCCCAGGAGCTGCAGCGACACCGCCAGGAAGCTGAGCAGCTGCGGGAGAAAGCTGGGCAGTTGGATGCTGAGGCGGCCGGACTCCGGGAGCCCCCTGTGCCACCTGCCGCCGCTGACCCCTTCCTCCTGGCAGAGAGTGATGAGGCCAAAGTGCAGCGGGCAGCAGCCGGGGTTGGGGGCAGCTTGCGGGCCCAGGTGGAGCGGTTGCGGGTGGAGCTGCAGCGGGAGCGGCGGCGAGGTGAGGAGCAGCGGGACAGCTTTCAGGGGGAGCGGCTGGCCTGGCAGGCAGAGAAGGAGCAGGTGATCCGCTACCAGAAGCAGCTGCAGCACAACTACATCCAGATGTACCGGCGCAACCGGCAGCTAGAGCAGGAGCTGCAGCAGCTCAGCCTGGAGCTGGAGGCCCGGGAGCTCGCTGACCTGGGCCTGGCCGAGCAGGCGCCCTGCATCTGCCTGGAGGAGATCACTGCTACTGAGATCTAG